In Halobaculum sp. XH14, a single genomic region encodes these proteins:
- the ribB gene encoding 3,4-dihydroxy-2-butanone-4-phosphate synthase, with protein MSESNYRTAGGTDVDRAVKAFRSGEPVLVHDATDREDETDIVYPAAAVGPEDVTRLRNDAGGLVCVALAADVADSFDLPFLADALDHPSVESGNLAYGDRSSFSLPVNHRDTVTGIPDGERALTISALGAAAAEPDRTEFAASFRAPGHVPLLRAADGLLSERRGHTELSIRLALEADRAPATVVCEMLDDDTGEALTREAAAAYAWDHGLVQVEGTEIVNSLR; from the coding sequence ATGTCTGAGAGCAACTACCGGACGGCGGGAGGGACCGACGTCGACCGAGCCGTCAAGGCGTTCCGGTCCGGCGAGCCGGTGCTCGTCCACGACGCAACCGACAGGGAGGACGAAACCGACATCGTCTATCCGGCCGCGGCCGTGGGCCCGGAGGACGTGACCCGGCTCCGGAACGACGCCGGCGGGCTCGTCTGTGTCGCGCTCGCCGCGGACGTCGCGGACTCGTTCGACCTCCCGTTCCTCGCCGACGCGCTCGATCACCCCAGCGTCGAGTCGGGGAACCTGGCGTACGGCGATCGGTCGTCGTTCTCGCTTCCCGTCAACCACCGCGACACGGTGACGGGGATCCCCGACGGCGAGCGCGCGCTGACCATCTCGGCGCTCGGGGCTGCCGCGGCCGAGCCGGACCGGACCGAGTTCGCCGCCTCGTTCCGCGCGCCGGGACACGTCCCGCTCCTGCGTGCTGCGGACGGGCTGTTGAGCGAGCGGCGGGGACACACGGAACTCTCCATCCGGCTCGCCCTGGAGGCCGACCGCGCGCCGGCGACCGTCGTCTGTGAGATGCTCGACGACGACACCGGGGAGGCGCTCACGCGGGAGGCCGCGGCGGCGTACGCCTGGGACCACGGACTCGTTCAGGTCGAAGGGACAGAGATCGTCAACTCCCTCAGGTGA
- a CDS encoding dihydrodipicolinate synthase family protein encodes MSRLDLSGINPANVVPLADDGERIDESGLRSHLRDLVTTEGMNGIVCNGHVGEVYALTRDEQLRVVEIAREVTPDGMPVVSGVVGGSTTETVEQAGRMKEAGADGLLVIPPHTPINEHRRAAVTFFEDLSDGVDVPLVIFQHPTWAGGFYEPSLLAELIGVDNVVAVKDAVWDVDHYQEDVRAIRDADEDVQVLVANDEHLLPSFSIRSEGVILELAAVIPELVRDLHAAVEASDIAAARRVYARMEPFIDAMYEPPVTESHTRLKVALELQGRIDSAVPRRPGVPIDDEEVESIRESMEATGIL; translated from the coding sequence ATGAGTCGCCTTGACCTGAGTGGTATCAACCCCGCGAACGTCGTTCCGCTCGCCGACGACGGCGAGCGCATCGACGAGTCCGGCCTCCGGTCGCACCTGCGCGACCTGGTCACGACCGAGGGGATGAACGGGATCGTCTGTAATGGCCACGTCGGCGAAGTGTACGCGCTGACGAGGGACGAACAGCTCCGCGTCGTCGAGATCGCGCGCGAGGTCACCCCGGACGGCATGCCCGTGGTCTCGGGCGTGGTGGGCGGGTCGACGACCGAAACCGTCGAGCAGGCGGGTCGGATGAAGGAGGCGGGCGCGGACGGCCTCCTCGTGATCCCGCCCCACACGCCGATCAACGAGCATCGACGTGCGGCGGTGACGTTCTTCGAGGACCTCTCGGACGGGGTCGACGTCCCGCTCGTCATCTTCCAGCATCCCACCTGGGCCGGCGGGTTCTACGAGCCGTCGCTGCTCGCGGAGCTGATCGGGGTCGACAACGTCGTCGCGGTGAAGGACGCCGTCTGGGACGTCGACCACTACCAGGAGGACGTTCGCGCCATCCGCGACGCGGACGAGGACGTGCAGGTGCTGGTGGCCAACGACGAGCACCTCCTGCCGTCGTTCTCCATCCGGTCCGAGGGGGTCATCCTGGAGCTCGCGGCCGTCATTCCGGAACTCGTCCGGGACCTCCACGCCGCCGTCGAAGCGAGCGATATCGCGGCGGCTCGGCGAGTCTACGCCCGGATGGAACCGTTCATCGACGCGATGTACGAGCCGCCGGTGACCGAGTCCCACACCCGACTCAAGGTCGCACTCGAACTCCAGGGACGGATCGACTCGGCCGTCCCCCGTCGTCCCGGGGTGCCGATCGACGACGAGGAGGTCGAGTCGATCCGGGAGAGCATGGAAGCGACCGGCATCCTGTAG
- a CDS encoding creatininase family protein: MAESTSGVGGTWAESSAPEIRRLAERPGSIVVVPVGSVEQHGDHLPVATDAILAGAVAGAAVERVEADVPVIATPVVAPGFSPHHLSFGGTLSLRRETLVRLLTDVAESALDGGFDALLFVNGHRGNDSIVGSVVGSVGAARPDVDVGAVTYFDLAAPFVDDVRRSDVGGMSHGGEFETSLMLHLRPSLVDESRFEVEYRREPHEHGVHDMFESGPLGRYRDFADLSSSGVVGDPSEASAETGDSLFEGLTTELAAVLEELHDVTTGTERPPSSD, from the coding sequence ATGGCCGAATCCACGAGCGGCGTCGGCGGAACCTGGGCGGAGTCGTCCGCACCCGAGATCCGTCGGCTGGCCGAGCGTCCCGGCTCGATCGTCGTCGTGCCGGTCGGAAGCGTCGAGCAACACGGCGACCACCTCCCGGTCGCGACGGACGCGATTCTCGCGGGGGCGGTCGCTGGCGCGGCCGTCGAACGGGTCGAGGCGGACGTACCGGTGATCGCGACCCCCGTCGTCGCGCCCGGCTTCTCGCCCCACCACCTGTCGTTCGGCGGAACGCTCTCGCTCCGGCGGGAGACGCTCGTCCGACTGCTCACCGACGTCGCCGAGTCGGCGCTCGACGGCGGGTTCGACGCCCTGCTGTTCGTGAACGGCCACCGGGGGAACGACTCGATCGTCGGCAGCGTCGTGGGCAGCGTGGGCGCGGCCCGTCCCGACGTGGACGTGGGGGCGGTCACCTACTTCGACCTCGCCGCGCCGTTCGTCGACGACGTCCGTCGGAGCGACGTCGGCGGGATGAGCCACGGCGGCGAGTTCGAGACGTCGCTCATGCTCCACCTCCGGCCGTCCCTGGTGGACGAGAGCCGATTCGAGGTCGAGTACCGCCGGGAACCCCACGAGCACGGCGTCCACGACATGTTCGAGAGCGGCCCGCTCGGCAGATATCGTGACTTTGCCGACCTCTCGTCCTCCGGGGTCGTCGGCGATCCCTCGGAGGCGAGCGCCGAAACGGGCGACTCGCTGTTCGAGGGGCTCACGACCGAACTCGCGGCGGTCCTCGAGGAGCTTCACGACGTCACGACGGGGACGGAGCGACCCCCGTCCAGTGACTGA
- a CDS encoding cupin domain-containing protein: MCPEPNPIVRRRDEGTSVWWSRGSIVTVKTSAEETDGSLSLAEQTCPPGYEAPLHVHNDHDELLMPIDGEFDVYYADEHALVGPGEPVYLPKGVVHGFRNAEDRVSRLHILFEPGLERGFLEAGVPVETPAEGLPEPPAAVREAEKLVDVDEVYDTEIVEQLPAPERD; the protein is encoded by the coding sequence ATGTGTCCGGAACCGAACCCGATCGTCCGCAGGCGGGACGAGGGAACGTCGGTGTGGTGGTCGCGGGGGTCCATCGTCACGGTCAAGACGAGCGCGGAAGAGACGGACGGCTCGCTGTCGCTCGCCGAGCAGACGTGCCCGCCGGGGTACGAAGCGCCGCTGCACGTCCACAACGACCACGACGAACTGCTCATGCCGATCGACGGCGAGTTCGACGTCTACTACGCCGACGAGCACGCGCTGGTGGGGCCGGGCGAACCCGTGTACCTCCCGAAGGGGGTCGTCCACGGGTTCCGGAACGCGGAGGACCGCGTCTCGAGGCTCCACATCCTGTTCGAGCCGGGGCTCGAACGGGGGTTCCTCGAGGCGGGCGTCCCCGTCGAGACGCCCGCAGAGGGGCTCCCCGAGCCACCCGCTGCCGTCCGTGAGGCCGAAAAGCTCGTCGACGTCGACGAGGTGTACGACACGGAGATCGTCGAGCAGTTACCCGCCCCCGAGCGGGACTGA
- a CDS encoding class I adenylate-forming enzyme family protein: MASRSTNFTSVLDARTAPNPDTVALVHDATGERVTYGELADRVAAAGNVLRSRGVEQGDRVCLFFPNELSYLSALFGAMRLGAVPVPINVRLSADAITSVVADAGATVAVASGEEAIGRHALEALASPDTALETLLVDDPDPTVTDAANESDVGSFARAMDGASTDLEPAAVAPEDPAMQPYTSGSTGEPKGVLLTHGGVAWNTDSLAKALMLDDRERGLAATPLYHKNAMPGLKALLDRGGSVVVMPGFEAAAVIRAIDEHGITFITGVPAMFKLLLDETEAIAEADLSSLSFAECASAPVPAELHERFADAFDATLLEAYGLTEGGPVVSVSPRWGVTKPGSTGLAIPGTETVVVDPDSLTPLEAGDVGELLVSNPGLGRYHDRPEEVERNFLRRDGATWLRTGDLARKDGDGYHYIVGRVDDMMIVGGENVYPTEVEELLLGHPAVRDVAVVAAPHSVKGEAPVAFVVADDVTAAELKEYALDRGPAYAHPRRVFFRESLPLTGTEKIDRGTLEGEVEGLIDGTL; the protein is encoded by the coding sequence ATGGCCTCCCGATCGACGAACTTCACCAGCGTCCTCGACGCACGCACCGCCCCGAACCCGGACACCGTCGCGCTCGTCCACGACGCGACCGGCGAGCGCGTCACCTACGGGGAGCTCGCCGACCGCGTCGCGGCCGCGGGGAACGTGCTCCGGTCCCGTGGCGTCGAACAGGGCGATCGCGTCTGCCTGTTCTTCCCGAACGAACTGTCGTACCTCTCGGCCCTGTTCGGGGCGATGCGTCTCGGCGCGGTTCCGGTCCCGATCAACGTCCGGCTCTCCGCGGACGCGATCACGTCGGTCGTCGCCGACGCCGGCGCGACGGTCGCGGTCGCCAGCGGCGAGGAAGCGATCGGACGACACGCCCTCGAGGCGCTGGCGTCGCCCGACACCGCGCTCGAAACCCTGCTCGTCGACGACCCGGACCCGACCGTGACCGACGCGGCCAACGAGTCGGATGTGGGCTCGTTCGCCCGGGCGATGGACGGGGCGTCGACCGACCTGGAACCGGCCGCGGTCGCCCCGGAGGACCCCGCGATGCAGCCGTACACGAGCGGGTCGACCGGCGAGCCCAAGGGGGTTCTGCTCACGCACGGCGGCGTCGCGTGGAACACGGACTCGCTCGCCAAGGCCCTCATGCTCGACGACAGGGAGCGGGGGCTCGCCGCGACGCCGCTGTACCACAAGAACGCGATGCCGGGGTTGAAGGCGCTGCTCGACAGGGGCGGGAGCGTCGTCGTCATGCCGGGGTTCGAGGCGGCGGCGGTGATCCGCGCGATCGACGAACACGGGATCACCTTCATCACGGGCGTGCCGGCGATGTTCAAGCTGCTGCTCGACGAGACCGAGGCGATCGCCGAGGCGGACCTGTCGAGTCTCTCGTTCGCCGAGTGCGCGAGCGCGCCGGTGCCGGCGGAGCTCCACGAACGGTTCGCGGACGCGTTCGACGCGACGCTGCTCGAGGCGTACGGGCTGACCGAGGGCGGCCCGGTCGTGTCGGTGTCGCCGCGCTGGGGCGTCACCAAACCCGGAAGCACCGGACTCGCGATCCCGGGGACCGAGACGGTCGTCGTCGACCCGGACTCGCTCACCCCCCTCGAGGCCGGCGACGTGGGGGAACTGCTCGTGTCGAACCCCGGGCTGGGGCGGTACCACGACCGCCCGGAGGAGGTCGAGCGGAACTTCCTGCGCCGGGACGGGGCGACGTGGCTGCGAACGGGCGACCTCGCCCGGAAGGACGGGGACGGCTACCACTACATCGTCGGGCGCGTCGACGACATGATGATCGTCGGCGGGGAGAACGTCTACCCGACCGAGGTCGAGGAGCTCCTGCTGGGCCACCCGGCCGTCAGGGACGTCGCGGTGGTCGCGGCCCCCCACTCCGTGAAGGGCGAGGCGCCGGTCGCGTTCGTCGTCGCCGACGACGTCACGGCCGCGGAGCTGAAGGAGTACGCGCTCGACCGCGGACCCGCGTACGCACATCCACGGCGGGTGTTCTTCAGGGAGTCGCTGCCGCTCACCGGGACCGAGAAGATCGACCGGGGGACGCTCGAAGGCGAGGTGGAGGGGCTCATCGACGGGACGCTCTGA
- a CDS encoding MBL fold metallo-hydrolase: protein MPTFPVAPDVYGIALDDDETTAAYLIDDEEPTLVETGTAQGASRIRSTLTTLGVPPETLRHAVIGHYHLDHAGGARALLEEAPELTCYAHGSMTAWLTEGEQFDRLVESTASALPDQFEGMGAPDGPLPTSRLRSVGDDGTSLDVGSRTVELVHTPGHSPDHLSAFVPSDGIAFANEAIGRLFPRTDTFLPPATVPSFDLEATARSIDRLADLDPDLVALSHFGVHDEPAALFDRARRALSRFRDRVPALHEAHGEDLEATVDAVRRELLDGLEAGYPRRFVDTQADVCTRGFLAATDRR from the coding sequence GTGCCGACGTTTCCAGTGGCCCCGGACGTGTACGGGATTGCCCTCGACGACGACGAGACGACTGCCGCGTACCTGATCGACGACGAGGAACCGACGCTCGTCGAGACGGGGACGGCGCAGGGAGCGTCCCGGATTCGATCCACGCTGACGACGCTCGGCGTCCCGCCGGAGACGCTCCGTCACGCGGTGATCGGCCACTACCACCTCGACCACGCGGGGGGCGCGAGAGCGCTGCTGGAGGAGGCTCCCGAGTTGACCTGTTACGCCCACGGGTCGATGACCGCCTGGCTGACCGAGGGGGAGCAGTTCGATCGGCTCGTCGAGAGCACCGCGAGCGCGCTTCCGGACCAGTTCGAGGGGATGGGCGCGCCGGACGGGCCGCTCCCGACGTCGCGCCTCCGGTCGGTCGGCGACGACGGAACCAGTCTCGACGTCGGGAGCCGGACCGTCGAACTCGTCCACACGCCCGGCCATTCGCCCGATCACCTCTCCGCGTTCGTCCCCTCGGACGGCATCGCGTTCGCGAACGAGGCGATCGGGCGGCTGTTCCCGCGGACCGACACGTTCCTCCCGCCCGCGACCGTCCCGTCGTTCGATCTCGAGGCGACCGCGCGGAGCATCGACCGGCTCGCCGACCTCGACCCCGACCTGGTCGCGTTGAGCCACTTCGGCGTCCACGACGAGCCGGCCGCGCTGTTCGACCGCGCGCGCCGGGCGCTCTCCCGCTTCCGCGACCGGGTTCCAGCCCTCCACGAGGCTCACGGGGAGGACCTGGAGGCGACGGTCGACGCCGTGCGTCGGGAGCTGCTCGACGGGCTCGAGGCGGGGTATCCGCGACGCTTCGTGGACACCCAGGCTGACGTGTGTACGCGCGGGTTCCTCGCCGCGACCGACCGCCGCTGA